The genomic stretch ATAACATCTAGAATGAAATGGAATTGTTGTGCCTATGGCCTGTCCTTTAGGTCTCCTTGAGAATGGTAGGAAGTTTTATGCCTGCAGAAATTTCTGTTCCACCACAGACAAAGGTATGTGCACTAATAATAGTTATTTGCAAGTAGCTGTTCCAGGCTCTTTTTTCAAATAGAATCTGGAACATGGTGCACTTACTTTTAGACTAATACATTTTTTAGCGTGTATCTTTGAATCTGGCCTTTGCTCTTGCTCCTTTTTTGTAGGAGCCAGATCAGTGCTAACTGTGTTTCTGTTCACAGGAGGAATAGCTTAGAAGAAATCGTGTCCTTTTATCCACCTGTTAAAACAGTGActgaaaaaggcaaggaggtgGTCGAGTATGAGAATAAATACTGGCTCATGCTGGATGAGAAAGAGACCAAAAGAGTCTATCCTGTCAAAGAAGTGAGAGTGTAAGTGCTCTTCAGTTTCTGGGCTCTCCAATTAGGGTTACAGCTTCCTCCATATGTACTCAGGGTTGATGTAGATGTAAATTCCCACTAGGGCTGACTAGTCTTGTCACACTCCTGTTAAGTGTTTCAAACCTCATTGGTTGGTTTGCTGTGTTTGTTAGATAATTCAAAACAAAGCTGTTAGACAGCCTAGTTACCACCACCATGGTCACACAAGCCTTCAGCTGCCTCCAGTTTCTTTCTTGGCCTTTCCTTTGTGCCACAGAGGAATGCTATTGAGGGAAAGTTTCCCTTCCTGCTTTATTTCTCATATTGGGCAGAGAACCTAATGCTCTATCTTAGTGTTAATTCAGTTGGAGGTTGGGGGAGCCTTGCCAAAGATAACGATGCTGAATGCATTTTAGAGGGGCCACCAGAGTACCTGGGTAAGAGTATTTGACCTTGGAAGGATCTCTGGCTAAGGCAACTGTGATCCTGCCTTCTGTAGCCCTTCTATCTGTATTAACCTCCTTCACTGAAAACTTTATTTTGActcctcacagggaagaaatgAAGTGGAGAAAATGGGCAGATGATTGGCTTGTTCACCTCATCTCCCCCAATGTTTACCGCACCCCCAAAGAAGCCTTGGCATCTTTTGATTACATTGTCCGTGAGGGGAAGTTTGGCACCTTGGAAGGTCTCTTTGCCAAATACGTGGGGGCTGTTGCCATGTTCTTCGTTAGCAAGAGGCTGAAGAAAAGGTTGGTATCACTAAGCACCAAGTACACAAGAGGAGAAATAGCTCCTCCTTAGCTGTGAACCCCAGCTGTCAAAGGGCAGAACCTGAGTTTTAAACTGAACCATTTAATCCTGTATGAGTAACAACTGTACTTCTGTAACTGGAGGTACTGAACCTCTCTACTCATCCACTATTTAATTACTGACTCCCCCTTCACTCTGAAATACTGCCCTTACTTGCAAACCAAGACCAGCTCATAAGGTGAGAGGTGATAGAAGgttaaagaaagaaacaaacttAAGTGTTTGAACTGATTCTTCTCTTTATGCAGACACCAGCTTCGAGATGATGTCCGAGAAGATTTGTATGAAGCAGTTAATGAGTGGGTGAAAGCTGTTGGCAAAAATCGACTGTTCATGGGTGGGAACCAGCCAAACCTTGCTGACCTGGTAAGGGCTTCATCCCTGTGGTTATTGTCAGGTGGATCACAAATTATCCTGCTGCTCATCTCTGTGACATGGTTAACACAAGTACAGGCAGAGAAGTTGAGCTACATGAGATACACTGTCCTTTGTGCAGTAATACAGTTCCCACATGGTGGGGACTTCCCCATAACTGTACATAGATCCTGATCCTTACTGTGTCCTCATGGAAAAATATGCATATTCTTAATTACCTTTCTGCCATTCACTCCTCCTTGCTAATCAGAAGGATGGATCAGATGGCAGGACAGGGGAAGAGCCATACTGGCTCAGCTATTGAGACACTTTTACCCTAAGCCATTCTCCATTTTCAGTGTTGTTCTGatctctctgctctgcacaggcagTGTACGGGGTGCTCCGGGTCATGGAAGGCCTGGAAGCCTTTGATGACATGATGGCTCACACCAACATTCAGCCTTGGTACCAGCGCATGGAAGACGTCATTGAAAAAACTGGAGTTGCAATCtgatgccagcagcagctgcctccctgAAGTACTTGCATGGTGAAAACTTCAGAAgaaatggcttttctttttagAGTTGACTGGTCACACCTAATGGACTGACATGTGGGCACAGAGACCACCCCGTTCAGAACATCAAGTTGCTGTGAGAGAAGGGTCCAGCTGGGTGTTTGTAGAAGGATGGGGACAGGTAAAAGAAAGAGATTTTGGATGCTGCTGGAAAGGAGACACTCTGAACTGAAGAATGCAGGAAAAAGGCTTCTTTCAGACAAGAGACACCCTCAGAGCAGGTTACTGTAAAAGCAAGATGCTCTTGGCTGGTGTTATGGCTGTGTCAGATGTGGTAGGCCTGACCAGCTTTTGCCTCAGGCTGTCTTCTGCTATCATCCATGTCACCTGAAGTGTTTTCCTGACTGAGACACTGGATACTGGTTTTTAAGTGACAGTATT from Agelaius phoeniceus isolate bAgePho1 chromosome 21, bAgePho1.hap1, whole genome shotgun sequence encodes the following:
- the PTGES2 gene encoding prostaglandin E synthase 2, which codes for MAGAGRVWRVGTLLLPPAWRLRAPGRAFGAAAGRGGSSGGGRLVLGAAFALGGTAGLCLAARQRLREHSAAELPAGSLQLTLYQYKTCPFCSKVRAFLDYHGLPYEIVEVNPIMRKEIKFSSYRKVPILLANAGSPLQLNDSSVIISAIKTYLVSRRNSLEEIVSFYPPVKTVTEKGKEVVEYENKYWLMLDEKETKRVYPVKEVRVEEMKWRKWADDWLVHLISPNVYRTPKEALASFDYIVREGKFGTLEGLFAKYVGAVAMFFVSKRLKKRHQLRDDVREDLYEAVNEWVKAVGKNRLFMGGNQPNLADLAVYGVLRVMEGLEAFDDMMAHTNIQPWYQRMEDVIEKTGVAI